Genomic DNA from Oligoflexus sp.:
ATTTTCTGGACGTCCTGCGGCAGGCGGCTCCTGACGTCATCATCACCGCGGCTTACGGACAAATTCTGAGCGACAATTTCCTGAAAATCCCGAAGCGGGCCACGATCAATATCCATCCCTCGGCTCTGCCGGCCTATCGCGGCGCGACACCTGTGCCGGCAGCCCTGCTCGATGGGCTCACGGAAACAGCCGTGTCGATTCTTTTCACAGTCAAAGCCCTGGATGCCGGCAACATCATTCTCCAGGAAAAATTTGCGATTGAACCGCAGGAATACGCGGCCAGTCTCACGAGTCGCCTTTTTGCCGCGAGTGGCCCCATGCTGCTCCAGGCTCTTGATAAGCTGCGCGATCCTGACTTCACAGGCACGCCACAGGATCCCAGTGCTGTCACCTTCTGTAAGAAAATTGCGAAGACAGACGGTCAGATCAACTGGGGACAAGCTGTGGATAAACTTGTGAATGAATTTCGTGCGTATAAGCCCTGGCCCGGTTCCTTCTGCTTTTGGCAGGATGCGCGCGTTGTGATCGAAGATCTGGAACAGGCCGGAGGCGACGTTCCCCAGCTTGAACCCGGTGTCTTCCGCCTAGATCGCAAGTCCAAGGCGCTTTTGGTCGGAACCGGAACGCATCCTATCTGGATCAGGCAGCTGAAACCCGCTGGCTCCAAAACCGTGGACGCTTTGTCCTTCTGGAATGGCGCACGGCTTAAGGATGAGGGGAGATTTCACTGATGGTCTCTATCCCACGCAAACGAGTCGCATTGGCCTTATCAGGCGGTGGCCGAACTTTGAAGAATCTGATCGCCCAGGAACATACCCGGGCTTACCGTATTGCTGGGGTCATCAGCTCGCGCGAGGACTGCCCTGGGGTCGAGATCGCCCATGAGCTGGGTCTGCCGGTCTTCGTCGGAACTTTCGGTAAAAGCGCAGTGCCGACGCTGGTGGAGGACCTTCATCAATGGCTGCGTGATGAAGAGATTGATTGGATCGCGCTTGGCGGCTTTTTGAAACCTTTTCCCAGCATTCCCGGCTACGAGAATCGGGTGATCAACATTCATCCCGCCCTCCTACCGGAGTATGGTGGCAAGGGCATGTATGGGATGCATGTGCACCGCGCCGTGCATGCGAACAAGGAGACTGTGACAGGAGCCAGCATTCACTTTGTGAATGAGCATTACGATGAAGGCTCCATCATCGCTCAGATCCGGGTGCCGATCGCCGGACTTTCTGATCCCGAGGCCATTGCCTCCAAGGTCTTCAGCAGTGAATGCCGGCTTTATCCGGAAGTGCTTGATCGTTTGTGTCGAGGTTCGCTACCCTTGGCCGATGGAACCATTTTCACGATGGAGGCCTGATTATGCGAGGCGAACAACTGAACGATCAAAATTTCCTGGAAAAAGTCTATCGTTTTGAAGACCGCCAGGCCGGTGTGAGCCTGATCTTC
This window encodes:
- the fmt gene encoding methionyl-tRNA formyltransferase translates to MKIIFMGSPEEVVSPLRTLMDHCRSGATDELLGVVSQPARPAGRKQVLTDPPVAAFAKEQGLTVWQPEKASAADFLDVLRQAAPDVIITAAYGQILSDNFLKIPKRATINIHPSALPAYRGATPVPAALLDGLTETAVSILFTVKALDAGNIILQEKFAIEPQEYAASLTSRLFAASGPMLLQALDKLRDPDFTGTPQDPSAVTFCKKIAKTDGQINWGQAVDKLVNEFRAYKPWPGSFCFWQDARVVIEDLEQAGGDVPQLEPGVFRLDRKSKALLVGTGTHPIWIRQLKPAGSKTVDALSFWNGARLKDEGRFH
- a CDS encoding formyltransferase family protein is translated as MVSIPRKRVALALSGGGRTLKNLIAQEHTRAYRIAGVISSREDCPGVEIAHELGLPVFVGTFGKSAVPTLVEDLHQWLRDEEIDWIALGGFLKPFPSIPGYENRVINIHPALLPEYGGKGMYGMHVHRAVHANKETVTGASIHFVNEHYDEGSIIAQIRVPIAGLSDPEAIASKVFSSECRLYPEVLDRLCRGSLPLADGTIFTMEA